In Blastopirellula sp. J2-11, a single genomic region encodes these proteins:
- a CDS encoding Lpg1974 family pore-forming outer membrane protein yields the protein MSANVSPPLPESDTEIRSDSDVHPLLYMNNDASLAQPVAYEASLAACDCSRCSPCGYDTCCCDQRWAHRSGGYGQFLYLRARDAEVAYAQVRDGASPMGRTAVADPDYSSGVKVGFWSAWDCNSSIGASYTGFESNTTSELTTDVPLSIASLVIHPSSVAAGSTGLLANASLDVSFDQVDITYRRIWGATETSAVNWLAGVRYGRLQQQFESAISVNGTTTVQSELDFDGVGFTFGFDAERYAPCNGWLIYSKGNAAFLAGEFRGDYTQFDSADPLEVQTNWQAGRIMPVLDLELGVGWHGCDNRLRLTAGYIVQSWFNTVSTDSWIQGVQNSNFVGLNNTMTFDGLTAKVEYMW from the coding sequence ATGTCTGCCAACGTCAGCCCTCCGCTTCCAGAAAGCGACACCGAGATTCGCTCGGATTCCGACGTTCATCCGTTGCTTTACATGAACAACGACGCTTCACTCGCTCAACCAGTCGCGTACGAAGCGAGCTTAGCAGCTTGCGACTGTAGTCGCTGTAGTCCTTGCGGCTACGACACCTGTTGCTGCGATCAACGCTGGGCTCATCGTAGCGGCGGCTATGGTCAGTTTCTGTATCTGCGAGCTCGCGACGCTGAAGTCGCATATGCCCAGGTTCGCGACGGAGCATCTCCGATGGGGAGAACTGCTGTCGCTGATCCCGACTACAGTTCTGGCGTGAAAGTCGGTTTTTGGAGCGCCTGGGATTGCAATTCCAGTATTGGCGCTTCGTACACCGGCTTTGAAAGCAACACGACTAGCGAATTGACGACCGACGTTCCGCTTTCTATTGCGTCGCTGGTCATTCATCCTAGTTCGGTTGCGGCTGGTTCCACGGGGCTACTCGCGAATGCGTCGCTTGACGTCAGCTTTGATCAGGTCGATATCACTTACCGCCGGATTTGGGGAGCAACCGAAACTTCCGCCGTTAATTGGCTGGCTGGCGTACGTTATGGCCGCTTGCAGCAGCAGTTCGAGTCGGCCATCTCAGTCAATGGAACGACGACGGTTCAGTCGGAACTTGATTTTGACGGGGTTGGCTTCACCTTTGGCTTTGACGCTGAGCGTTACGCTCCTTGCAATGGCTGGCTGATCTATAGCAAAGGAAACGCCGCGTTTTTAGCAGGCGAGTTCCGCGGGGACTACACGCAATTTGACTCGGCGGACCCGTTGGAAGTTCAAACCAATTGGCAAGCAGGACGCATCATGCCTGTGCTTGATCTCGAATTAGGCGTTGGTTGGCACGGCTGCGACAATCGTCTGCGTCTGACCGCTGGCTATATTGTCCAGTCTTGGTTCAACACCGTAAGCACCGATTCCTGGATTCAAGGAGTTCAGAATTCCAATTTTGTTGGATTAAATAACACGATGACTTTCGATGGCTTGACCGCGAAAGTTGAGTATATGTGGTAA
- a CDS encoding Ig-like domain-containing protein: protein MSSSINRGKQRKTNSNNKLRKRRKRQAMQAEHLEARQLLAMDVYVDDNWALLSPGDDPDGPATNFGVDSFATIQEAVNKVDAGGTVTVGDGAYTENILLNKELTLVSVTGRDNTTIEGISGVGALATVWITSDNVTLGESGKGFTIVGIDNGSPGLENAAVYIDNDNSGTTIEGNHILANGDSAILTEYNFAVTNLVINDNIIGGTTFVVPPMSGPQFTTDNVPRGLVYINGGSTNDNTGMTANITFTGNTIEGTSGGVDAMMMEVGQSLVTINSDGATITGNEFKGTTFGTAATLRAGGKNAEIHDNKFDVSLQGESTSVVSLLNTSTGKLSNDPETLGDILNNNEFTQPVFANGAKIVEVDSIQDLIDLSTAGDVLRFSGEFTEDVVVDKAITLGGDFKLNGKLDVTAPGAILSAGFSPGIIASGDLTLMSGTMLDVEFNGIATAGVDFDQYQVTGTVDLGGSTLVLSGSAMGLSHLDQITFIDNDGTDAVTGTFDGLANGALINFNSQDFRIFYNGGDGNDVVLIRDNVASSDVLVDDDFSTAFAGEDLGGGYFYLINAFSTIQEGVDDVTVGGTVTVNDGTYVENVTINKDLTLQSLNGRDDTTIEGLEVGGALGTLFIQSPTTAVTIDGFTIIGIDGTTGLEKAAVYFQGSHSGAKILNNDIVANGDGGLITEYSATINDFLIDNNIFSGQTFDDPAVIGGPFDPNGAQQLVVMGGGNDGGSTSNITFSNNQIIGTAGDIAANAGNTLVTIDANIVFITDNTFAGTTARYGSSLRARGNMTTITGNTFDLSMQGESTNALFLYNNIANKLSTDPATFEDIFLDNDFGDNAYFVNGQIDVGTMQDAIDAAAPGDVIYFIGDYTEAAVDISQAITVAGEFDLTGTLTASAPGAILSAGFSPGIIASGDLTLMSGTMLDVEFNGIATAGTDFDQYQVTGTVDLGGSTLVLSGSAMGLSHLDQITFIDNDGTDAVTGTFDGLANGALINFNSQDFRIFYNGGDGNDVVLIRDNVASSDVLVDDDFSTAFAGEDLGGGYFYLINAFSTIQEGVDDVTVGGTVTVNDGTYVENVLLYKELTLVSDTGRDNTIIEGISNAMPLALATVWITSDNVTLGESGKGFTIVGIDNGSPGLENAAVYIDNDNSGTTIEGNHILANGDSAILTEYNFAVTNLVINDNIIGGTTFVVPPMSGPQFTTDNVPRGLVYINGGSTNDNTGMTANITFTGNTIEGTSGGVDAMMMEVGQSLVTIDSDGAVITDNEFKGTTFGTATTLQVRGKDAEIHDNTFDITDQGEFTNIVSLLNTSTGELSIAPLTLFDLVTSNTFLPGMPTAKTYFEFIPGMTPSGDRMVVRTLEQNGGTLQGAVNAAKDGSTLYFLDLYGDYNEDLDINKPVTVSGEFTLLGELKASAMDATLNAGFSPGTIVSGDMVLTAGSKLTVEIEDVITAGVDFDQYVVNGTVNLGGATLDIIETLPITSQALGYEFILIDNDGSLDPVVGTFAGINNGDVVTIGGEDYLLFYDGGNGNDVVLVRDSDMTPIVYVDDDWAMGVPSGDEVIPGYFLGVNAFATIQEGVDDVDTDGEVRVLEGSYDESVFITRGVTVQGQGMMSPAEVMVTAAAGNGFLIDTAGDVILQNMQIQSSDSNGVQVDNGGNITLENLILNDSSGSGFGVSNSLTLSIFDVEYTGNGSDSKIKSVGTFNYETTTGEEDIIDINSKSIGGTDNFQHNRGGDYQDIIHFTDLDEMFVSTFDGLDRFTIAPHLTTVINIDGGNPVFGDPDVPPGDVLALFFGGVTNPVVGPTPDGSVTSGSHADINYVSIETIIVPDQYEINNTIAQATILGSPESVILNNLSIHDDSDVDFFRYTAHFTGKLYVNALFTNVPEGDLQLEVYDQSGDLIAKVDTHDDNENLVISVVSQQKYYIRVAGSDDGVNPVDDVNQYSLEIENFAAPAPHGILISPLSDTGSSPLDNVTTSKTPLIYIQDDLLQFVDENGNNMVDPPTGAPNPTLGELPILTADQANLGATAGFAVEISITLLTGVNAGAVIRRFADVVGSPETATVFVYNPETYGDELEDGEYLISARTVVFDGQTPVARANTSLATSVRLTVDAAKPGGSNPDLVSTADSGALAGDNVTNVKEPIFQGTGEANAKVFLYANNNTTPIGQGSVDSQGKWAVQTSSLTDGVYTIRVAYEDLAGNRSALSQGLDIEIDTQAPNTPYLDLDSASDTGRNDEDNVTMAELLTFHMTTSDTSQPPHIFDANLQYRLYLRAEGGEEILVYDSSSVFTSIDPLVDGFTDQNFVSKVDLSVLTEGYHDFKLEVEDRAGNISTDYLLDVVIDRTKPDAPTLEIDPSSTDTGVTGDPNTLADKITSDSNTGFVGDAESNSVIRLYAGDTPIDPAMLAALNGMSSADVIAYLNSNYVYQGLTAASPLDGNDGNPEVGYWGLNGKYDLNNPNYFSYDGIRQIVVTSEDLAGNISSVTTLEMMIDTQGPQIENVSVTGSPDYDLFAPKPAVDGPTPPITSLEIDFSDLPVRPGVELFAPGNSPNVVFVIDASSSTNGAIAGSQVGDLNGDGIFNSILDAEIAAVIQANQQLIDAGLGNVAKVSLVVMVSGSVHMFEMNTNSDFTTAAADNNNNGELDLIEALKSINAGGSAEFTAGLEAAKTALENSGFANSTVLFFADGFSGTPGDHAAAAAELHGVAKNVYAIGVGMSDLAELQIIDPDAVVYTTTNDLLNTSVIAPVAVDNYGFLYPAISDATALQPGAFQLIGDANGLVPIKSITINHDTTPGSIGRSTVTLEFFEALPDDRYTLKIADSLTDPAGNQLDGESNAAESQDAPSFATGNGVAGGAFSARFTIDTHPEIGVASYGTTLIDINGNWYVDTQNADDTNEDLTFAIGFTTDDVFAGQFTPSAGSVADGFDRLAVYGMVHGKFRFQFDFDNDGAPDATVVQNLQINGTPIAGNFDGNAANGDEVGVYVGETGTFWIDTNHDNQIDTPIVTSLVGKPIVGDWDGDGFDDLGVWRDDTFFLDLTNGVDKGWNGSADQIFSFGFEGVRERPVSADFNSDGVEDLGLWVPDQNNSAGSEAEWFLLISDSDANGVARPIWENPARMIPPSQDPLGRNVAKFLTDPFGPDQHAVFGNSKGLPVVGNFDPPVADELPQNPTPTIEFPEINVPSPNSHFSTWEEAADLDHDGVVTLLDLALVIRHIGAHVGSASDFGWAYDLDHDGVISLLDLSKVIRKIGNRDNSAPNGAGNNASLESEAVDQTSAPPAATTSHFEIASPVSEEAPESMISSNVVLEGEDSSSLIWIPSDVTSTTTAPIQSATYQAVNADVASFAQVDVEVDLVDALLLDSLNGESDIVEHFDAVDRLFTEEEGELEELLVF from the coding sequence ATGAGCTCTTCCATCAATCGCGGCAAGCAACGTAAGACGAACTCAAATAACAAATTGCGCAAACGCCGCAAACGTCAGGCGATGCAGGCCGAACACTTGGAAGCGCGCCAGTTGCTCGCGATGGATGTCTATGTTGACGACAACTGGGCTCTCCTCTCGCCGGGGGATGATCCAGATGGTCCGGCGACCAATTTCGGCGTCGATTCGTTCGCTACGATTCAAGAAGCGGTGAACAAAGTTGATGCTGGCGGCACCGTCACTGTAGGTGACGGCGCCTACACCGAAAACATTCTGCTCAACAAAGAATTGACGCTCGTCTCCGTAACGGGACGCGACAACACGACGATTGAAGGGATCTCTGGCGTCGGCGCCTTGGCGACCGTTTGGATCACGTCCGACAATGTCACGCTGGGTGAAAGCGGCAAAGGCTTCACGATTGTCGGCATCGACAATGGATCCCCCGGACTCGAGAACGCTGCGGTCTATATTGATAACGACAACAGCGGGACCACGATCGAGGGGAATCATATCCTCGCCAACGGCGATTCCGCAATTCTGACCGAATACAACTTCGCTGTCACCAATCTGGTAATCAACGACAACATCATCGGCGGAACCACATTTGTCGTTCCTCCCATGAGCGGACCCCAGTTTACGACCGACAATGTTCCGCGCGGTCTGGTCTACATCAACGGCGGAAGCACCAACGACAACACAGGCATGACCGCCAACATCACCTTCACCGGCAATACCATTGAAGGTACGAGCGGCGGCGTCGACGCGATGATGATGGAAGTGGGCCAATCGCTGGTGACGATTAATTCTGACGGTGCAACTATCACCGGCAACGAATTCAAAGGCACGACGTTCGGAACCGCCGCGACGTTGCGTGCTGGCGGCAAGAACGCCGAGATCCACGACAACAAGTTTGACGTCTCCTTGCAAGGCGAGTCCACCAGCGTTGTCTCGCTCCTCAACACGTCGACCGGCAAGCTTTCTAACGATCCAGAAACGCTTGGTGATATCCTCAACAACAATGAGTTCACCCAACCGGTCTTCGCGAATGGCGCCAAAATCGTTGAAGTTGACTCGATTCAAGATCTGATCGACCTATCGACCGCTGGGGACGTGCTGCGCTTCAGCGGTGAATTCACCGAAGATGTTGTCGTCGATAAGGCCATTACGCTAGGCGGAGATTTCAAACTCAACGGCAAGCTGGACGTTACAGCGCCTGGCGCGATCCTCTCGGCCGGTTTCAGCCCCGGCATTATCGCCTCCGGCGACTTGACGCTCATGTCGGGAACAATGCTCGACGTCGAATTCAACGGCATCGCCACGGCGGGGGTCGACTTCGATCAGTACCAGGTCACCGGAACCGTGGATCTCGGCGGTTCGACGCTCGTGCTATCGGGCTCCGCGATGGGACTCTCGCACTTGGATCAGATCACGTTCATCGACAATGATGGGACAGACGCTGTTACCGGAACATTCGACGGTTTGGCCAACGGCGCTTTGATCAATTTCAACAGCCAAGATTTCCGCATCTTCTACAACGGCGGAGACGGCAATGACGTCGTACTGATCCGCGACAACGTCGCTTCTTCTGACGTACTAGTGGACGACGATTTCTCCACTGCGTTCGCCGGCGAGGACTTAGGCGGCGGCTACTTCTATCTCATCAACGCCTTCTCCACGATTCAAGAAGGCGTGGATGACGTTACCGTAGGCGGAACCGTCACGGTTAACGATGGAACCTACGTCGAAAATGTGACGATCAACAAAGACCTGACGCTGCAGTCCCTGAATGGACGAGACGACACCACGATCGAAGGACTGGAGGTCGGCGGCGCGTTGGGGACGCTGTTCATCCAGAGCCCAACGACCGCGGTCACCATTGACGGCTTTACCATCATCGGCATTGACGGCACAACAGGACTCGAAAAAGCGGCGGTCTATTTCCAAGGGTCGCACTCTGGCGCGAAAATCCTGAACAACGATATCGTCGCCAACGGCGACGGTGGCCTGATCACCGAATACTCGGCCACGATCAACGACTTCCTGATCGACAACAACATTTTCTCGGGCCAGACGTTTGATGATCCGGCGGTGATCGGCGGTCCCTTTGATCCCAACGGCGCGCAGCAGTTAGTCGTGATGGGAGGAGGCAACGACGGTGGAAGCACCAGTAATATCACCTTCAGCAATAATCAAATTATCGGCACGGCCGGCGATATCGCCGCGAACGCCGGCAATACGCTGGTGACGATTGACGCCAACATCGTCTTCATTACCGACAACACGTTCGCCGGTACGACCGCACGCTACGGTAGTAGTTTGCGTGCTCGCGGCAACATGACGACGATCACCGGCAATACTTTCGATCTTAGCATGCAAGGCGAATCAACCAACGCATTATTTCTTTACAACAACATAGCGAACAAGCTCTCGACCGACCCGGCTACTTTCGAAGACATCTTCCTCGACAATGACTTTGGCGACAACGCCTATTTTGTAAACGGCCAGATCGATGTCGGCACGATGCAAGATGCAATTGACGCCGCCGCTCCCGGCGACGTGATCTACTTTATCGGTGACTACACGGAGGCCGCTGTCGATATCAGCCAAGCGATCACCGTCGCCGGTGAGTTTGATTTAACGGGCACGCTGACGGCAAGTGCGCCTGGCGCGATCCTCTCGGCCGGTTTCAGCCCCGGCATTATCGCCTCCGGCGACTTGACGCTCATGTCGGGAACGATGCTCGACGTCGAATTCAACGGCATCGCCACGGCGGGGACCGACTTCGATCAGTACCAGGTCACCGGAACCGTGGATCTCGGCGGTTCGACGCTCGTGCTATCGGGCTCCGCGATGGGACTCTCGCACTTGGATCAGATCACGTTCATCGACAATGATGGGACAGACGCTGTTACCGGAACATTCGACGGTTTGGCCAACGGCGCTTTGATCAATTTCAACAGCCAAGATTTCCGCATCTTCTACAACGGCGGAGACGGCAATGACGTCGTCCTGATCCGCGACAACGTCGCTTCTTCTGACGTACTAGTGGACGACGATTTCTCCACTGCGTTCGCCGGCGAGGACTTAGGCGGCGGCTACTTCTATCTCATCAACGCCTTCTCCACGATTCAAGAAGGCGTGGATGACGTTACCGTAGGCGGAACCGTCACGGTTAACGATGGAACCTACGTCGAAAACGTCCTGCTCTATAAAGAATTGACGCTCGTCTCGGACACCGGTCGAGACAACACGATCATCGAAGGAATTTCCAATGCCATGCCGTTGGCCTTGGCGACTGTTTGGATCACGTCCGACAATGTCACGCTGGGTGAAAGCGGCAAAGGCTTCACGATTGTCGGCATCGACAATGGATCCCCCGGACTCGAGAACGCTGCGGTCTATATTGATAACGACAACAGCGGGACCACGATCGAGGGGAATCATATCCTCGCCAACGGCGATTCCGCAATTCTGACCGAATACAACTTCGCTGTCACCAATCTGGTAATCAACGACAACATCATCGGCGGAACCACATTTGTCGTTCCTCCCATGAGCGGACCCCAGTTTACGACCGACAATGTTCCGCGTGGTCTGGTCTACATCAACGGCGGAAGCACCAACGACAATACAGGCATGACCGCCAACATCACCTTCACCGGCAATACCATTGAAGGTACGAGCGGCGGCGTCGACGCGATGATGATGGAAGTGGGCCAATCGCTGGTGACGATTGATTCCGACGGAGCAGTCATCACCGACAACGAGTTCAAAGGCACGACGTTCGGAACCGCCACCACGTTGCAAGTTCGCGGCAAAGACGCCGAAATCCACGACAACACGTTCGACATCACCGATCAAGGCGAGTTCACCAACATCGTCTCGCTCCTCAACACGTCGACCGGCGAACTCTCGATCGCCCCCCTGACGCTGTTTGATCTGGTCACCAGCAACACCTTTTTGCCCGGCATGCCGACGGCCAAGACCTACTTTGAATTCATCCCCGGCATGACGCCGAGCGGGGACCGAATGGTTGTCCGCACGCTGGAACAGAATGGCGGAACCTTGCAAGGCGCCGTCAACGCCGCGAAGGATGGCTCGACGCTCTACTTCCTGGACCTCTACGGCGACTACAACGAAGACCTCGACATCAACAAACCGGTCACGGTCAGCGGTGAGTTCACGTTGCTGGGAGAGTTGAAGGCCAGCGCCATGGACGCCACGCTCAATGCAGGCTTTAGCCCGGGAACCATCGTCTCGGGCGACATGGTTCTAACGGCTGGATCGAAGCTGACCGTCGAAATCGAGGATGTGATCACCGCGGGGGTCGATTTCGATCAATACGTCGTCAATGGAACGGTCAACCTGGGCGGCGCAACGCTTGACATCATTGAAACACTGCCGATTACCAGCCAAGCCCTCGGGTACGAATTCATCCTGATCGACAATGACGGCAGCCTCGATCCCGTGGTCGGCACTTTCGCCGGCATCAATAACGGTGATGTCGTCACGATTGGGGGAGAAGACTATCTTCTCTTTTATGACGGCGGCAATGGTAACGACGTTGTCTTGGTTCGCGACTCCGACATGACGCCGATCGTCTATGTTGATGATGATTGGGCGATGGGCGTTCCCTCGGGCGATGAAGTAATCCCGGGGTACTTCTTAGGAGTGAACGCTTTCGCGACCATTCAAGAAGGCGTGGACGATGTTGACACCGATGGTGAGGTCCGCGTCCTTGAAGGTTCGTATGACGAAAGCGTCTTCATCACGCGCGGTGTCACGGTCCAAGGTCAAGGGATGATGAGCCCTGCGGAAGTCATGGTGACAGCGGCCGCTGGCAACGGCTTTCTGATCGACACCGCCGGTGACGTCATTCTGCAGAACATGCAAATCCAGTCGAGTGATAGTAATGGCGTTCAAGTCGACAATGGCGGTAACATCACGCTCGAAAATCTTATCTTGAACGACAGTTCCGGCAGCGGATTTGGTGTCAGCAATTCGCTGACCCTGTCGATCTTCGATGTTGAATATACCGGCAACGGATCGGATAGTAAGATCAAGTCGGTCGGTACGTTCAACTATGAAACGACCACCGGCGAAGAAGACATCATCGACATCAACTCGAAGTCGATCGGCGGAACGGACAACTTCCAACACAACCGCGGCGGCGACTATCAAGACATCATTCATTTCACCGACCTGGATGAAATGTTTGTCAGCACGTTTGACGGACTCGATCGCTTTACGATCGCGCCTCACTTGACGACGGTCATCAATATCGACGGGGGCAATCCGGTCTTTGGCGATCCTGACGTACCGCCGGGAGACGTGCTGGCGTTGTTCTTTGGCGGCGTCACCAATCCGGTCGTTGGTCCGACCCCCGACGGCTCGGTAACCTCCGGCAGCCACGCCGATATCAACTACGTCAGCATTGAAACGATCATCGTTCCCGATCAGTACGAGATCAACAACACGATCGCGCAAGCGACCATTTTGGGTTCGCCGGAATCGGTGATTCTCAACAACCTTTCGATTCACGATGACTCCGATGTCGACTTCTTCCGCTATACGGCGCACTTTACCGGCAAGCTGTATGTCAATGCGTTGTTCACCAATGTTCCCGAAGGGGACTTGCAACTGGAAGTCTATGATCAATCAGGGGATTTGATCGCCAAAGTCGACACCCACGATGACAACGAAAATCTGGTCATTTCAGTCGTCAGTCAACAGAAATACTACATTCGAGTCGCCGGCTCCGATGATGGCGTCAATCCGGTCGACGACGTCAACCAATATTCGTTGGAGATCGAAAACTTTGCGGCCCCGGCGCCGCACGGCATTTTGATCTCGCCGTTGTCGGACACGGGTTCATCCCCGCTAGACAATGTCACCACCAGCAAGACTCCGTTGATTTACATCCAAGACGATTTGCTTCAGTTTGTGGATGAAAACGGCAACAACATGGTCGACCCGCCGACGGGAGCGCCTAATCCGACGTTAGGCGAATTGCCAATTCTCACGGCGGATCAGGCCAACCTAGGAGCAACAGCTGGGTTTGCGGTCGAGATTTCGATCACGTTACTCACCGGCGTCAACGCTGGCGCCGTAATACGTCGCTTTGCCGACGTCGTCGGATCGCCGGAAACCGCGACCGTCTTTGTTTACAACCCCGAGACCTATGGCGATGAGCTCGAAGATGGCGAATATCTTATCTCGGCGCGAACCGTCGTCTTTGACGGCCAAACGCCGGTCGCTCGCGCCAATACTAGTTTGGCGACCTCGGTCCGTTTGACGGTGGATGCGGCTAAGCCTGGCGGCTCGAATCCGGACTTGGTGTCGACCGCAGACAGCGGCGCCTTGGCGGGAGACAACGTCACCAACGTGAAGGAACCGATCTTCCAAGGCACCGGCGAAGCGAACGCCAAAGTCTTCCTGTATGCGAATAATAATACGACCCCAATTGGACAAGGGTCCGTCGATTCGCAAGGGAAATGGGCGGTCCAAACTTCCTCGCTGACAGACGGCGTCTACACGATTCGCGTCGCCTACGAAGACTTGGCCGGCAATCGCAGCGCGCTCTCGCAAGGCCTGGATATTGAAATCGATACGCAGGCGCCCAACACGCCTTATCTCGATCTGGACTCTGCCAGCGATACTGGCCGCAATGATGAAGACAACGTCACGATGGCCGAATTGTTGACGTTCCACATGACGACATCCGACACGAGTCAACCGCCGCATATTTTTGATGCGAACCTCCAGTACCGACTTTACCTGCGGGCCGAAGGTGGCGAAGAAATATTGGTTTACGATTCGTCGTCCGTGTTTACTTCGATAGACCCCTTAGTGGATGGATTCACGGATCAAAATTTCGTCAGCAAAGTGGACCTTTCGGTCCTGACCGAAGGCTACCACGACTTCAAGCTGGAAGTCGAAGATCGAGCCGGCAATATCAGCACCGATTATCTGCTGGATGTCGTGATCGATCGAACGAAGCCGGACGCTCCAACCTTGGAGATCGATCCAAGCAGCACCGATACCGGCGTTACCGGCGATCCCAACACGCTAGCCGACAAGATCACCAGCGATTCCAATACCGGCTTTGTCGGCGACGCCGAATCCAACTCCGTGATTCGTTTGTACGCGGGCGATACGCCGATCGATCCAGCGATGCTGGCAGCTCTGAACGGCATGTCTTCCGCCGATGTGATTGCCTATCTCAACAGCAACTACGTCTATCAAGGACTAACTGCAGCTTCGCCGCTAGATGGCAACGATGGCAACCCGGAAGTCGGCTATTGGGGCCTGAACGGGAAGTACGATCTGAACAATCCCAACTACTTCTCCTACGACGGGATTCGCCAGATTGTCGTAACGTCGGAAGACCTGGCTGGAAATATTTCGAGCGTTACGACCCTCGAAATGATGATCGATACGCAAGGTCCGCAGATCGAAAATGTCAGCGTCACCGGTTCGCCGGACTATGATCTGTTCGCACCGAAGCCTGCGGTCGATGGACCAACTCCGCCGATCACCAGTCTGGAAATCGACTTTAGCGATCTACCGGTTCGACCAGGCGTCGAATTGTTTGCGCCCGGCAATTCGCCCAACGTGGTGTTTGTAATTGACGCTTCGTCTAGCACGAATGGCGCGATCGCAGGCAGTCAAGTTGGCGATCTTAACGGTGACGGAATCTTCAACTCCATCTTGGACGCCGAAATCGCTGCGGTCATTCAGGCCAATCAGCAATTGATTGACGCTGGCCTGGGCAATGTCGCCAAAGTCTCGCTGGTGGTGATGGTTAGCGGTTCGGTCCATATGTTTGAGATGAATACGAACTCGGATTTCACAACGGCTGCCGCCGATAATAACAACAATGGCGAACTCGATCTGATCGAAGCGTTGAAATCGATTAACGCAGGCGGATCGGCCGAATTTACGGCCGGATTGGAAGCCGCGAAAACGGCATTAGAAAACTCGGGATTCGCCAATTCGACGGTCCTCTTCTTTGCAGATGGATTCTCGGGCACCCCTGGCGATCATGCCGCGGCAGCCGCCGAATTGCATGGAGTTGCCAAGAATGTCTACGCAATCGGCGTCGGCATGTCTGACCTGGCCGAATTGCAGATCATAGATCCCGATGCGGTCGTCTACACGACTACCAACGACCTGTTGAACACAAGCGTGATCGCGCCGGTCGCTGTCGACAATTACGGCTTCCTCTATCCGGCGATCTCCGACGCCACGGCGCTGCAACCTGGCGCCTTCCAGTTGATTGGTGACGCCAACGGTCTGGTTCCGATCAAGTCGATCACGATCAACCATGATACGACGCCGGGCTCAATTGGCCGTTCGACCGTGACGCTCGAATTCTTTGAAGCGTTGCCCGATGATCGTTACACGTTGAAAATCGCCGACTCGCTGACCGACCCAGCCGGTAATCAATTGGATGGAGAGAGCAACGCCGCCGAATCGCAAGATGCTCCATCCTTTGCAACCGGTAACGGTGTCGCCGGCGGAGCGTTCTCAGCACGTTTCACGATCGATACGCATCCCGAAATCGGCGTCGCCAGTTACGGCACGACATTGATCGACATCAACGGCAACTGGTATGTCGATACGCAAAATGCCGACGATACCAATGAAGATCTGACCTTTGCGATTGGATTCACCACCGACGATGTCTTCGCCGGCCAGTTTACGCCCAGCGCCGGCAGTGTTGCGGATGGTTTCGATCGCCTGGCCGTTTACGGCATGGTCCATGGCAAGTTCCGCTTCCAGTTCGACTTTGACAATGATGGGGCGCCGGACGCCACCGTTGTTCAGAACCTGCAGATCAACGGAACTCCGATTGCCGGCAATTTTGACGGCAACGCCGCCAACGGAGACGAAGTCGGCGTTTACGTCGGTGAAACCGGCACGTTCTGGATCGACACTAATCACGACAACCAGATTGATACGCCGATCGTTACCTCCCTGGTTGGCAAGCCAATCGTCGGCGATTGGGATGGCGACGGATTTGACGACCTGGGCGTCTGGCGAGACGACACCTTCTTCCTCGACCTGACCAACGGCGTGGATAAAGGTTGGAACGGAAGTGCCGACCAGATTTTCTCGTTTGGCTTTGAGGGCGTTCGCGAGCGACCTGTTTCGGCTGACTTCAACTCGGACGGCGTCGAGGATCTCGGCCTGTGGGTGCCCGATCAAAATAACTCGGCCGGAAGCGAGGCCGAATGGTTCCTATTGATCTCCGATAGCGACGCGAATGGAGTTGCTCGCCCGATCTGGGAAAACCCGGCTCGCATGATTCCCCCGTCGCAAGATCCGTTGGGGCGCAACGTGGCGAAATTCCTGACCGACCCGTTTGGTCCCGACCAGCACGCGGTCTTTGGCAACAGCAAAGGTCTGCCTGTCGTCGGCAATTTTGATCCGCCGGTCGCCGATGAGCTGCCGCAAAACCCGACGCCCACAATTGAATTCCCCGAAATCAATGTGCCGTCTCCCAACTCACATTTCTCCACTTGGGAGGAAGCCGCTGACTTGGACCATGACGGCGTGGTCACATTGCTCGACCTGGCGTTGGTGATCCGTCACATCGGTGCGCATGTCGGGTCGGCCAGCGACTTCGGCTGGGCGTATGATCTGGATCATGACGGCGTCATTAGTTTGCTCGATCTCTCGAAGGTGATTCGCAAAATTGGAAATCGCGATAATTCCGCCCCGAACGGAGCCGGCAACAATGCCTCGCTGGAATCCGAAGCAGTCGACCAAACTTCTGCGCCTCCGGCCGCGACCACGTCGCACTTTGAGATCGCTTCGCCGGTCTCCGAAGAAGCACCGGAGTCGATGATCTCATCGAACGTGGTGCTCGAAGGAGAAGATTCAAGCAGTCTGATCTGGATCCCCAGCGATGTCACTTCGACCACAACGGCCCCAATCCAATCGGCAACATATCAGGCAGTCAATGCAGACGTCGCCAGCTTCGCCCAGGTGGACGTAGAAGTGGACTTGGTCGATGCTCTGCTGTTGGACTCGCTGAACGGTGAAAGCGATATTGTCGAGCATTTCGATGCCGTCGATCGCCTCTTCACAGAAGAGGAAGGCGAGTTGGAAGAATTACTCGTCTTCTAG